Proteins encoded in a region of the Bacillus sp. T3 genome:
- the rpe gene encoding ribulose-phosphate 3-epimerase, with product MVKIAPSILSADFSKLGEEIKDVERGGADYIHVDVMDGHFVPNITIGPLIVEAIRPVTKLPLDVHLMIENPDQYIEAFAKAGADYLTVHVEACRHLHRTISYIKSFGVKAGVVLNPATPVETIQHIIEDVDMVLFMTVNPGFGGQAFIPSVLPKIRQLKELIDAKGLDVEIEVDGGVNVETAKLCIDAGANVLVAGSAVYNQADRGKAIAEIRG from the coding sequence ATGGTAAAAATAGCACCGTCGATATTATCAGCTGATTTTTCAAAATTAGGAGAAGAGATTAAGGATGTAGAACGTGGTGGAGCAGATTACATTCACGTTGACGTAATGGATGGACACTTTGTTCCAAATATTACGATTGGTCCACTTATCGTCGAAGCCATTCGTCCCGTTACAAAATTACCATTAGATGTGCATCTAATGATTGAAAATCCTGACCAATATATTGAAGCGTTCGCAAAGGCTGGAGCAGATTACCTTACTGTTCATGTTGAGGCGTGTAGGCATCTTCATCGCACCATTTCTTATATTAAATCCTTTGGTGTAAAAGCAGGGGTTGTCTTAAATCCAGCAACTCCAGTTGAAACGATTCAGCATATTATTGAAGATGTGGATATGGTTTTATTTATGACAGTAAACCCTGGGTTTGGCGGACAGGCTTTTATCCCATCAGTTTTACCGAAAATTAGACAATTAAAAGAATTAATCGATGCAAAAGGCTTAGATGTTGAAATTGAAGTAGATGGTGGCGTTAATGTAGAAACGGCAAAGCTGTGTATTGATGCTGGTGCAAATGTTTTAGTTGCTGGTTCTGCTGTATACAATCAAGCAGACAGAGGCAAGGCGATTGCGGAAATTAGAGGTTAA
- the rsgA gene encoding ribosome small subunit-dependent GTPase A — protein sequence MPEGKIVKALSGFYYVLGDEGIVQCRGRGVFRKNKVTPLVGDYVVYQAENDQEGYILEVKKRKNELIRPPISNVDQAILVFSAVEPEFSTTLLDRFLVLVEYNHIKPIICITKLDLTDQQQRTKLDQYASDYRNAGYTVILTSSETELGIDELMPYLDGEISVFAGQSGVGKSSLLNVLRPDLELKTDDISTHLGRGKHTTRHVELIAIGNGLVADTPGFSSLEFTDIEAEELTHCFPEIALESEKCKFRGCLHLSEPKCAVKQAVENGEIPEYRLNHYKDFLQEIKERKPRY from the coding sequence ATGCCTGAAGGCAAAATTGTAAAAGCTCTTAGTGGCTTTTATTATGTTCTAGGTGATGAAGGAATTGTGCAATGCCGAGGCAGAGGGGTTTTTAGAAAAAATAAAGTAACTCCATTAGTTGGAGATTATGTCGTCTATCAGGCTGAAAACGATCAGGAAGGATACATTCTTGAGGTGAAGAAGCGGAAAAATGAACTGATCCGCCCACCAATCTCCAATGTTGATCAAGCGATTCTTGTTTTTTCGGCAGTAGAGCCTGAATTTAGTACGACCCTACTGGATCGATTTCTCGTTCTAGTAGAATATAACCATATCAAACCAATCATTTGTATTACAAAGTTAGATTTAACTGATCAACAGCAACGAACCAAACTGGACCAATACGCTAGCGATTACCGAAATGCAGGATATACCGTCATCCTTACATCTTCGGAAACAGAGCTTGGGATTGATGAGCTAATGCCTTATCTTGATGGGGAAATATCGGTATTTGCTGGGCAATCGGGTGTTGGCAAATCATCGCTGTTAAACGTACTCCGTCCAGATTTGGAGCTGAAAACAGATGATATCTCCACCCATCTTGGGCGGGGAAAGCATACAACAAGGCATGTTGAATTGATTGCAATTGGAAATGGTCTAGTTGCTGATACGCCTGGCTTTAGTTCATTGGAATTTACTGATATTGAAGCAGAAGAATTAACGCATTGCTTTCCAGAAATTGCTTTAGAAAGTGAGAAATGCAAATTCAGAGGCTGCCTTCATCTGTCAGAGCCTAAATGTGCAGTGAAGCAGGCAGTGGAAAATGGGGAAATACCTGAATATCGTTTAAATCACTATAAGGATTTTTTACAAGAAATTAAAGAGAGAAAGCCGAGGTATTAA
- the pknB gene encoding Stk1 family PASTA domain-containing Ser/Thr kinase — MMIGKRVSGRYKILDMIGGGGMANVYLAHDMILDRDVAVKMLRLDFANDDEFIRRFHREAQSATSLVHPNIVSIYDVGEEQDLYYIVMEYVAGQTLKQYIQQNSPLAVEETLDIMKQLTSAISHAHQNHIVHRDIKPHNILIDREGNVKITDFGIAMALSATSITQTNSVLGSVHYLSPEQARGGMANKKSDIYSLGIVMFELLTGRLPFSGESAVSIALKHLQSETPSVRRWNPLIPQSVENIVLKSTAKDPFHRYNSVEEMEDDLRTSLDPERVNEPKFAIPLDDEATKAIPIITNDRTFPNFDETRVLDKDKPSEDIQSVKKEKTPMDQKKKRKKWPIVLVSIFAFLVVLGIFTVTLLPSLTAPNDIEVPDVSEMKLEDAISELVSAGFEVGETIEITSDEIEEGLVVKTDPKAGSTAKEGATIDVYQSVGKEKIELDDYTGRQYDDVDRLLENLNFKDINTIEVYDSSEPGTILKQTPEAGEEVIPEETEIEFTVSKGLEKIVLKDLKEFNAKGVQDYAQSVGITIDMSQEEYHDTIAAGLVISQNPAPGTELTKGAKVTVVMSKGKEEIPPKTVTKEISIPYVETEPGQANEVQIYIEDMNRSMTEPYETIYITQTIKRKIELVIPYGKVAGYKVIRDKSVLIEESVPYPED; from the coding sequence ATGATGATTGGAAAACGTGTAAGCGGCCGCTATAAGATCCTCGACATGATCGGTGGCGGTGGAATGGCCAATGTTTATTTAGCACACGATATGATTCTAGACCGTGATGTTGCCGTTAAAATGCTTCGGCTTGATTTTGCTAATGATGATGAATTTATTCGTCGCTTCCATCGCGAAGCACAATCTGCTACAAGTCTCGTCCATCCTAACATAGTCAGTATTTACGATGTTGGTGAAGAACAGGACCTATATTATATTGTGATGGAATACGTGGCAGGACAAACGTTAAAACAATACATACAGCAAAATTCACCGCTTGCGGTTGAGGAAACATTAGATATTATGAAGCAGTTAACTTCTGCCATATCCCATGCCCATCAAAATCACATCGTTCACCGGGACATTAAGCCTCATAATATATTAATTGACCGTGAAGGTAATGTAAAAATTACAGATTTCGGGATTGCGATGGCCTTAAGCGCAACAAGTATTACGCAAACGAATTCGGTCCTCGGTTCTGTTCATTATTTATCTCCTGAACAGGCAAGAGGAGGAATGGCTAATAAAAAGTCAGATATTTATTCACTTGGTATTGTCATGTTTGAACTTTTAACAGGACGTTTGCCGTTCTCAGGTGAGTCGGCTGTTTCGATTGCATTGAAGCATCTTCAGTCAGAGACACCTTCCGTGCGCAGATGGAATCCTTTAATCCCACAAAGCGTTGAAAATATCGTGTTAAAATCGACTGCAAAGGATCCTTTCCACCGTTATAACAGTGTCGAGGAAATGGAGGACGATTTAAGAACATCTTTAGACCCTGAAAGAGTAAATGAGCCAAAGTTTGCGATTCCACTCGATGATGAAGCAACAAAAGCGATTCCGATCATCACGAACGATCGTACTTTTCCTAATTTCGATGAAACAAGGGTTCTGGATAAGGATAAACCATCAGAGGATATCCAGTCAGTTAAGAAGGAAAAAACACCGATGGATCAAAAGAAAAAACGGAAAAAGTGGCCAATCGTACTCGTTTCAATTTTTGCATTTTTAGTGGTTTTAGGAATTTTCACCGTCACTTTGCTGCCTAGTTTGACGGCTCCAAATGATATTGAAGTCCCTGATGTTAGTGAAATGAAGCTAGAGGATGCGATTTCCGAGCTCGTTTCCGCTGGATTCGAGGTAGGCGAGACAATCGAAATTACTAGCGATGAGATTGAAGAAGGTTTGGTTGTTAAAACGGATCCAAAGGCAGGCTCGACCGCCAAGGAGGGTGCAACCATTGATGTGTATCAAAGCGTCGGTAAGGAAAAGATTGAGCTTGATGATTATACGGGAAGACAATATGATGATGTTGACCGCCTTTTAGAAAATCTTAATTTTAAAGATATTAACACAATTGAAGTATACGATTCAAGTGAACCTGGGACGATATTAAAGCAAACACCTGAAGCGGGTGAAGAGGTCATCCCTGAAGAAACGGAGATAGAGTTTACTGTCAGCAAGGGTCTTGAAAAAATCGTGCTTAAAGATTTAAAGGAGTTTAATGCAAAAGGTGTTCAAGATTATGCTCAATCTGTAGGAATTACGATTGATATGTCACAAGAGGAATACCATGATACGATTGCAGCAGGACTTGTCATTTCCCAAAATCCTGCACCAGGAACAGAATTAACGAAGGGTGCAAAGGTTACTGTGGTCATGTCAAAAGGTAAGGAAGAAATTCCGCCGAAGACGGTTACGAAGGAAATATCGATTCCATACGTGGAAACGGAACCTGGTCAAGCGAATGAAGTCCAAATTTATATTGAAGATATGAATAGGAGCATGACTGAGCCATATGAAACCATCTATATCACTCAAACAATTAAGCGGAAAATTGAATTGGTGATTCCGTACGGAAAAGTAGCGGGATACAAAGTCATTCGTGACAAGAGTGTCCTCATTGAGGAATCTGTTCCATATCCGGAGGATTAG
- a CDS encoding Stp1/IreP family PP2C-type Ser/Thr phosphatase yields the protein MKAIFMTDRGKIRQHNEDNGGIFVNQAGQRLAIVADGMGGHRAGDVASEMATITLKDIWEKTNEISTPEQAESWIREQIYQVNQHIFQHAQTHDECEGMGTTIVAAICTNKFTTIANIGDSRCYMFNEIGFKQITEDHSLVNELVRSGQISKEDAEHHPRKNVLTRALGTELAVEMDIKTITFEEGDLLLLCSDGLSNKVKEEELGEKLKEDSSLEIKASHLIELANDNGGEDNITLVIVEFYETSESGE from the coding sequence ATGAAGGCTATTTTTATGACAGATAGGGGAAAAATTCGCCAACATAATGAAGATAACGGCGGAATTTTTGTCAATCAAGCCGGACAACGCCTAGCCATCGTAGCAGATGGCATGGGCGGTCATCGGGCTGGAGATGTAGCCAGTGAGATGGCGACCATAACGTTAAAGGACATTTGGGAAAAAACAAATGAAATTTCCACTCCAGAACAGGCTGAAAGCTGGATTCGAGAGCAAATTTATCAGGTAAACCAACATATTTTTCAGCATGCCCAAACACATGATGAATGTGAAGGGATGGGGACAACGATTGTAGCAGCTATTTGCACGAACAAATTCACGACCATTGCCAATATCGGTGATAGTCGTTGCTATATGTTCAATGAAATTGGATTCAAGCAGATTACGGAGGATCACTCTCTAGTGAATGAGCTTGTTCGTTCAGGCCAAATTTCCAAAGAGGATGCTGAGCATCATCCTCGTAAAAATGTGTTAACTAGAGCGTTAGGTACTGAATTAGCTGTAGAGATGGATATCAAAACAATAACTTTTGAAGAGGGAGATCTTCTTTTGCTTTGTTCTGATGGCCTCTCCAACAAGGTGAAAGAAGAAGAACTTGGTGAAAAATTGAAGGAAGATTCATCGTTAGAAATTAAGGCATCACATCTCATCGAATTAGCAAATGATAATGGTGGTGAGGATAACATCACACTTGTCATTGTTGAATTTTATGAGACAAGCGAAAGTGGTGAATAA
- the fmt gene encoding methionyl-tRNA formyltransferase — MTKIIFMGTPDFSVPILSALVDNGYEVIAVVTQPDRPVGRKKTLTPPPVKVEAVKRGIPVYQPEKIKRLEELEPILALQPDLVVTAAFGQILPNQLLEAPKYGCINVHASLLPELRGGAPIHYSILQGKEKTGITIMYMAEKLDAGDILTQAEVEITEEDNVGTLHDKLSAVGCELLLETLPKLIGGQLTPIPQDEERATFAPNIKREQERIDWHKSGEEIYNQIRGLNPWPVAYTIWNELTLKIWQSKKINTTKNGTPGTVLDIVKDGIVVATGNETAIKITELQPAGKKRMPATQFLQGKVSLTIGDQIGD; from the coding sequence ATGACGAAAATTATTTTTATGGGAACCCCAGATTTTTCGGTGCCAATCTTAAGTGCACTTGTTGACAATGGCTATGAAGTGATCGCAGTCGTAACCCAGCCGGATCGCCCGGTTGGTCGTAAAAAAACATTGACCCCGCCTCCTGTAAAAGTAGAAGCTGTAAAAAGAGGGATTCCGGTCTATCAACCAGAAAAAATCAAGCGACTGGAGGAGTTGGAGCCGATCTTGGCGCTTCAACCCGATTTAGTTGTGACAGCAGCATTTGGGCAAATTTTACCGAATCAATTATTGGAGGCACCAAAATACGGCTGTATCAATGTTCACGCTTCGTTGTTACCAGAGCTCCGTGGAGGTGCACCGATTCATTATTCGATTTTACAAGGCAAGGAGAAGACTGGCATTACGATTATGTATATGGCCGAAAAATTGGATGCTGGTGATATCCTAACCCAGGCTGAAGTCGAAATTACAGAAGAGGATAATGTCGGAACTCTTCATGATAAATTAAGTGCAGTTGGTTGCGAATTGCTCCTTGAAACCTTACCGAAGCTAATCGGTGGTCAACTCACTCCAATACCTCAGGATGAAGAAAGAGCAACTTTTGCTCCAAATATTAAACGTGAGCAAGAGAGGATTGATTGGCACAAGTCAGGTGAGGAAATTTATAACCAAATTCGTGGCCTGAACCCATGGCCGGTTGCTTATACGATATGGAATGAATTAACACTTAAAATTTGGCAATCCAAAAAAATAAATACAACTAAGAACGGTACACCAGGTACTGTCCTTGACATAGTTAAGGATGGAATAGTCGTTGCAACGGGCAATGAGACAGCTATAAAAATTACGGAATTGCAGCCAGCAGGGAAAAAGAGAATGCCTGCAACTCAATTTTTACAAGGCAAGGTCTCTCTGACCATCGGTGATCAGATTGGAGATTAA
- the def gene encoding peptide deformylase, translating into MAIRKIVTYPAEILETSCDKVTVFDKKLAKLLDDMYDTMIEHDGVGLAAPQIGLKQRIAIVDIDDELGTIELINPKLIQQSRSQTGPEGCLSFPGIYGEVTRSNYVKVQAQDRKGRTFLIEAEEFLARAIQHEMDHLDGVLFTSKVTKYLTESEMEGGEEE; encoded by the coding sequence TTGGCAATTCGAAAAATAGTAACCTATCCTGCAGAAATTTTAGAAACTAGCTGTGACAAAGTGACTGTATTTGATAAAAAACTGGCAAAACTATTGGATGATATGTACGATACAATGATTGAACATGATGGAGTAGGCTTGGCTGCACCACAAATTGGCTTAAAACAGCGGATTGCGATTGTTGATATAGATGATGAACTTGGAACAATTGAGTTAATCAATCCTAAATTAATCCAACAATCCAGGAGTCAAACTGGTCCTGAAGGTTGTTTAAGCTTTCCTGGAATATATGGCGAAGTAACGCGTTCAAACTATGTAAAGGTCCAAGCACAGGACCGCAAAGGCAGAACATTCCTAATTGAGGCAGAGGAATTTTTAGCTAGAGCCATTCAGCATGAAATGGACCATTTAGATGGTGTTTTATTTACTTCAAAAGTAACGAAGTATTTGACTGAAAGTGAAATGGAAGGAGGCGAGGAGGAATGA
- the rpoZ gene encoding DNA-directed RNA polymerase subunit omega, protein MLYPSIDSLLTKIDSKYSLVSVAAKRARNLQETNDYKLGKYVSHKNVGRSLEEIHAGKLTFTNEPKHDDTSVE, encoded by the coding sequence ATGCTTTATCCTTCGATTGATTCTTTATTAACTAAGATTGATTCAAAATACTCATTGGTTTCTGTTGCAGCCAAAAGAGCTAGAAATCTACAAGAAACAAACGACTACAAGCTTGGGAAATACGTTTCTCATAAAAATGTAGGTCGCTCATTGGAAGAAATCCATGCAGGAAAGCTAACATTTACGAACGAACCAAAACATGATGATACTTCTGTTGAATAA
- the remA gene encoding extracellular matrix/biofilm regulator RemA encodes MGIKLINIGFGNIVSANRIISIVSPESAPIKRIIQDARDRGSLIDATYGRRTRAVMIMDSDHVILSAVQPETVAQRLNNREDIIEEG; translated from the coding sequence ATGGGGATAAAATTAATCAATATTGGTTTTGGCAACATTGTTTCTGCAAATAGAATAATTTCTATCGTAAGTCCTGAATCCGCACCGATTAAGAGAATTATTCAAGATGCTCGCGATCGAGGGTCTTTAATTGATGCAACTTACGGGAGACGGACTCGAGCCGTAATGATTATGGATAGCGATCATGTGATATTATCTGCTGTTCAACCTGAAACCGTTGCGCAAAGATTAAATAACCGTGAGGATATCATTGAAGAAGGGTAG